Proteins encoded by one window of Collimonas fungivorans:
- a CDS encoding ABC transporter substrate-binding protein: MKLKTLAVAVGSTLALGLATPASAQISGDTIKIGFITDMSSVYSDIDGPGGAEAIKMAIADMGGAINGKKIELVVADHQNKADIASSKAREWFDQQGLDVLIGGTNSGTALAMAKIAAEKKKPFFEIGAGSTRLTNEECTPYTVHYAYDTYALAHGTGSAVVKQGGKSWYFLTADYAFGASLEKDTTAVVKSSGGTVLGAVKHPLNASDFSSFMLQAQSSKAQIIGLANAGGDLINSVKAANEFGVTKNAKLAGLLVFINDIHSLTLKQTQGMYLTDSWYWDQNDESRKWAKRYFEKMKKEPSSLQAGDYSAAMQYLTAVKAIGTDDGDKVMEQLRKVKFNDMYAKNAYLRADGRVVHDMTLYQVKAPADSKYPWDYLNKIQTIPGEQAFASKAETKCALWK, encoded by the coding sequence ATCAAATTAAAGACTTTAGCAGTCGCGGTCGGCAGCACTCTTGCCCTCGGTCTTGCAACGCCGGCTTCGGCGCAGATTTCCGGGGACACCATCAAGATCGGTTTCATCACCGACATGTCCAGCGTCTACTCCGACATCGACGGTCCTGGCGGCGCGGAAGCGATCAAGATGGCGATTGCCGACATGGGCGGCGCCATCAACGGCAAGAAAATCGAGCTGGTGGTTGCCGATCATCAGAACAAGGCTGACATCGCATCGAGCAAGGCGCGCGAATGGTTTGACCAGCAAGGCCTGGACGTCCTGATCGGCGGCACCAACTCCGGCACCGCGCTGGCGATGGCGAAGATTGCAGCGGAAAAGAAAAAACCGTTCTTCGAAATCGGCGCCGGCAGCACTCGCCTGACCAATGAGGAATGTACGCCTTACACAGTCCACTATGCTTACGATACCTACGCTCTGGCGCATGGCACCGGTTCGGCGGTAGTCAAGCAGGGCGGCAAGAGCTGGTATTTCCTGACTGCCGATTATGCCTTCGGCGCGTCGCTGGAAAAAGATACGACGGCAGTGGTGAAATCCTCCGGCGGCACGGTGCTGGGCGCGGTCAAGCATCCACTCAACGCTTCCGATTTTTCGTCCTTCATGCTGCAGGCGCAATCGTCCAAGGCGCAGATCATCGGCCTGGCGAATGCCGGCGGCGACCTGATCAACTCGGTCAAGGCCGCCAATGAATTCGGCGTCACCAAGAACGCCAAGCTGGCCGGCTTGCTGGTGTTCATCAACGACATCCATTCGCTGACCCTGAAGCAGACCCAGGGCATGTACCTGACCGACAGCTGGTACTGGGACCAGAACGACGAGTCGCGCAAATGGGCAAAGCGTTATTTCGAGAAAATGAAAAAAGAACCGTCCAGCCTGCAGGCAGGCGATTATTCCGCAGCGATGCAGTACCTGACCGCTGTCAAAGCGATCGGCACCGACGATGGCGACAAGGTGATGGAACAGCTGCGCAAGGTCAAGTTCAACGACATGTACGCCAAGAACGCTTACCTGCGCGCGGATGGCCGGGTAGTGCATGACATGACGCTGTACCAGGTCAAGGCGCCGGCCGATTCGAAATACCCTTGGGATTACCTGAACAAGATCCAGACTATCCCGGGCGAACAGGCTTTCGCCAGCAAGGCTGAGACCAAGTGCGCTTTGTGGAAGTAA
- a CDS encoding ABC transporter ATP-binding protein, which translates to MLSIENLQAWYGESHILHNVNLSVNKGEVVTLLGRNGAGRTTTMRAIMGLTGARKGSIKIGGVETIALPTYKIAHHGVGYCPEERGIFSSLSTEENLLLPPSLSTTEKGMSVEEIYDMFPNLKERRNSQGTRLSGGEQQMLAVARILRTGARLLLLDEISEGLAPVIVQTLARMITTLKAKGYTIVMVEQNFRFAAPLADRFYVMEHGQIVESFASSQLEQKMPVLNALLGV; encoded by the coding sequence ATGCTCAGCATCGAAAACCTGCAAGCCTGGTATGGCGAATCGCATATCCTGCACAACGTCAACCTGAGCGTGAACAAGGGCGAGGTGGTGACGCTGCTGGGCCGCAACGGCGCCGGCCGCACTACCACCATGCGCGCGATCATGGGCCTGACCGGCGCGCGCAAAGGCTCGATCAAGATCGGCGGGGTCGAGACGATTGCACTGCCGACCTACAAGATTGCGCATCACGGCGTCGGTTATTGTCCGGAAGAGCGCGGCATTTTTTCTTCCTTGTCGACCGAAGAAAACCTGCTGCTGCCGCCGTCGCTGTCGACCACTGAAAAAGGCATGTCCGTCGAAGAAATCTACGACATGTTTCCTAACCTGAAAGAACGCCGGAACAGCCAGGGCACACGTTTGTCGGGGGGCGAGCAACAGATGCTGGCGGTAGCGCGCATCTTGCGCACCGGCGCACGCCTGCTGCTGCTGGACGAGATATCCGAAGGCCTGGCGCCGGTGATCGTGCAGACGCTGGCGCGCATGATCACCACACTCAAAGCCAAGGGTTACACGATCGTGATGGTGGAGCAGAATTTCCGTTTTGCGGCGCCGCTGGCGGACCGTTTTTATGTGATGGAACATGGCCAGATCGTCGAGTCGTTTGCGTCGTCGCAGCTGGAACAGAAGATGCCGGTGTTGAATGCTTTGTTGGGTGTGTAA
- a CDS encoding ABC transporter ATP-binding protein → MTDIILETKNLTKEFRGFTAVNGVNLQVERGHIHALIGPNGAGKTTCFNLLTKFLVPTSGQILFNGRDITPDAPAQIARQGIIRSFQISAVFPHLSVMENVRIGLQRTLGTSYHFWKSGKSLAQLNERAMELLAEVDLTEFADTLTVDLPYGRKRALEIATTLGMEPELMLLDEPTQGMGHEDVDRVTALIKKVSAGRTILMVEHNMNVVAGICDKISVLQRGAMLAEGRYEEVSKNPLVMEAYMGTSTEALAGAH, encoded by the coding sequence ATGACTGACATCATCTTGGAGACAAAAAACCTGACCAAGGAGTTCAGGGGGTTTACGGCCGTCAATGGCGTTAACCTGCAGGTCGAGCGTGGCCATATCCACGCACTGATCGGTCCCAACGGGGCAGGGAAGACGACTTGCTTCAATCTGCTGACCAAATTCCTGGTGCCGACTTCCGGCCAGATCCTGTTCAACGGCCGCGACATCACCCCCGATGCGCCGGCCCAGATCGCGCGCCAGGGCATCATCCGTTCGTTCCAGATTTCCGCCGTGTTTCCGCACTTGAGCGTGATGGAAAACGTGCGCATCGGCTTGCAGCGTACACTGGGGACCTCTTACCATTTCTGGAAAAGCGGCAAGTCGCTGGCGCAGCTGAATGAGCGCGCCATGGAATTGCTGGCGGAAGTCGACCTCACCGAATTTGCCGATACCCTGACTGTCGATTTGCCTTACGGCCGCAAGCGCGCGCTGGAAATCGCCACTACCCTGGGCATGGAGCCGGAGCTGATGCTGCTGGATGAACCGACCCAGGGCATGGGCCACGAAGACGTCGATCGCGTCACGGCGCTGATCAAGAAGGTGTCCGCCGGCCGCACTATCCTGATGGTGGAACACAACATGAACGTGGTGGCGGGCATCTGCGACAAGATCAGCGTACTGCAGCGCGGCGCCATGCTGGCGGAAGGCCGCTATGAAGAAGTATCGAAGAACCCGCTGGTGATGGAAGCCTACATGGGCACCAGCACCGAAGCACTGGCAGGAGCGCACTGA